CAGGAATTGACAAGGATGCATCAGTCGGGAAGAAGTGTTATGAAGTCTTTTTCGGACCGCAGTGCTTTACCCCGGATTGCTCCCTGAAACAGATACTGAACGGCAGGGAACGAATCGAAATCGAATCCATCCGAAAAACACGGGACGGCAGAACACTCCCGTGTATCCTCACCGCAACTCCGTTCAGGAGTGCAACGGGTGAACTGATCGGAATAGTCGAGGATTACAAGGACATAACAAAACGCAAAAATACTGAAGAAGCACTGCGCAGAAGCGAAGAAAAACTCAATGCCATGCTGAAGTCTATAGGTGACCATATCAGCATGATCGACAGGGATTTCAATATTATCTGGGCAAATGACGTTGCAAAAAACATCTTCGGGAATACTATTGTTGGACAGAAATGCTATGAAGCGTATCACAGAAGAAGTGAGCCCTGTGAGCCCTGCCTCACCATCCAGGTTTTTAATGACGGGCTTATTCATGAGCATGAGACACAGGTCATCGACAAGGACAACCGAACGATCTATTTCCACAGCACAGCCAACGTGGCCTTACGGAACAATTACGGATATCCCACAGCAGTGATAGAAATTTCAAGGGATATCACAGAGAGAAAGAAGCTTGAACAGCAGCTGCTTCAATCACAGAAGATGGAGGCTATCGGACAGCTTGCGGGAGGAATCGCGCATGACTTCAATAATATCCTAACGGCAGTCATTGGATACGGAAGCCTTCTACAAATGGAGATGAGCAAAGATGACCCCCTTCGCGCCTATGCTTCCAATATTTTGAATTCAGCCGAAAGGGCTGCGAATCTCACCCAGGCGCTCCTCACCTTTAGCCGGAAGCAGATCATTAGTCCGAAGCCGGTAAATCTAAATGAGATCATTAAACTGCTCGAAAAACTTCTGACAAGAATCATCGGTGAGGATATCGAGCTCACGGTCTCTCTTGCGGACAGGGAATTAACGATCATGGCAGACCCGATCCAGATAGAACAGGTGCTCCTGAACTTCGCGACAAACGCGCGCGATGCCATGCCTGATGGGGGGAGCCTTGTCATCGCTACCGATCTCGTCCGCCTTGACTGCGAGTTCATCACTGCACACGGCCCCGGGAAACCCGGTTCGTATGCGGTGATAACTATCGAGGACACCGGCCAGGGAATCGATGAGAAGACGAAAGAAAAGATTTTCGAGCCGTTTTTTACCACAAAAGAGGTGGGCAAGGGAACAGGACTCGGGCTTTCCATGGTATACGGAATCATAAAGCAGCATGAAGGACATATCAATGTCTACAGTGAACCAGACAACGGAACAGTATTCAGGATATATCTCCCTGTTATTGATCTAAAGGTTGATAATATAAAACCTGTGGATATACCATTTCTAAAGGGAGAGGGAGACACCATACTGGTTGCAGAGGATGACGTCAAAGTGCGTGAACTGACCACAAAGGTATTGTCTGACTACGGATACAGGGTTCTTGAAGCGGCAAATGGTCTTGAAGCGATACGGGTTTTTAAAGAAAACTATGACGCTGTTCAGCTGATCCTTCTCGATGTGATAATGCCCAAGTTAAACGGCAAGGAATGCTATGATGAACTGAAAAAATTAAAACCTGATATCAAGGCCATCTTTATGAGCGGATACACCGCGGACATTGTCCACAGAAAAGGAATACTGGATCAGGGAGTGGAGTTTATTACGAAACCTGTCTCACCGCAGGAACTCCTGAAAAAAGTGTGGGAAGTGCTTCATAACTGGCGAGAACCTTACCTCCTCAAATCCCTTTCCCGGTTATAATTATCAAGAGTCACCTGAAGGAGAAATTCCCTGGTCGCGCAGTGCAGCACTGTCATCGATTATCAGTGCTCACTTTTGCAGGAATTGGACTACTGTGAGCCGGAGATGCTAAACCGCTGCTGAAAGTTTCGAAAAATCCGCGACTGTGGAGGCCGTTTCCCAGAGCTCATTCAGCAATGCGAACCTGTTCAGCTTTATATC
This portion of the Nitrospirota bacterium genome encodes:
- a CDS encoding PAS domain S-box protein, whose product is MHKKSTIYESPFRLILIIIFSVFTAELSIMFILSLFPPVTLLQWAVLDAVLLTIVLSPVLFFFGFRPLILNISERRKAEAITKHAYKELNQIFQTAADGMRLIDKNFRILRTNETFASLAGIDKDASVGKKCYEVFFGPQCFTPDCSLKQILNGRERIEIESIRKTRDGRTLPCILTATPFRSATGELIGIVEDYKDITKRKNTEEALRRSEEKLNAMLKSIGDHISMIDRDFNIIWANDVAKNIFGNTIVGQKCYEAYHRRSEPCEPCLTIQVFNDGLIHEHETQVIDKDNRTIYFHSTANVALRNNYGYPTAVIEISRDITERKKLEQQLLQSQKMEAIGQLAGGIAHDFNNILTAVIGYGSLLQMEMSKDDPLRAYASNILNSAERAANLTQALLTFSRKQIISPKPVNLNEIIKLLEKLLTRIIGEDIELTVSLADRELTIMADPIQIEQVLLNFATNARDAMPDGGSLVIATDLVRLDCEFITAHGPGKPGSYAVITIEDTGQGIDEKTKEKIFEPFFTTKEVGKGTGLGLSMVYGIIKQHEGHINVYSEPDNGTVFRIYLPVIDLKVDNIKPVDIPFLKGEGDTILVAEDDVKVRELTTKVLSDYGYRVLEAANGLEAIRVFKENYDAVQLILLDVIMPKLNGKECYDELKKLKPDIKAIFMSGYTADIVHRKGILDQGVEFITKPVSPQELLKKVWEVLHNWREPYLLKSLSRL